A region from the Flexibacter flexilis DSM 6793 genome encodes:
- a CDS encoding Dps family protein, which yields MKNFIGIESQQAETLAQELNTLLASFQLHYQSLRGFHWNITGRKFFELHLKFEEYYNDALLKIDEIAERILALGGKPLHTFSQYLQHSFITENGYVSTEKESVELVAAHLSALLAAERKLMRLAADASDEGTTSLLSEYIKQQEKTLWMLRAWSE from the coding sequence CACAACAAGCCGAAACACTCGCCCAAGAATTGAATACGCTTTTAGCTTCTTTTCAACTTCATTATCAAAGCCTACGCGGTTTTCACTGGAACATCACAGGCCGCAAGTTTTTTGAATTGCACCTCAAATTTGAAGAGTATTACAACGATGCTCTTTTGAAAATAGACGAAATCGCCGAGCGTATTTTGGCACTTGGCGGCAAACCACTGCACACTTTTTCGCAGTATTTGCAACACTCATTTATTACCGAAAACGGCTACGTTTCCACCGAAAAAGAAAGCGTGGAATTAGTTGCGGCGCATTTGTCCGCGCTGTTGGCTGCCGAACGAAAACTGATGCGTTTGGCTGCCGATGCCTCCGACGAAGGAACTACCAGCCTTTTGAGCGAGTACATTAAGCAACAAGAAAAAACGCTGTGGATGCTAAGGGCTTGGTCCGAATAA
- a CDS encoding restriction endonuclease has product MKIEEKDWRKYERSIYGALSNAFDGCSFEFDDKIFGKYSKEERQIDIAIRGEIGGNKILGIVDCKYFSKNIDVKIIEGFLGMLDDVKANFGIIITNNGFSKAAKNRAIQKGVKLEIIEFDKINEIQLVYDYFINKDIHNLELSKYEFYQRCTHNSSFFDKEKSNYESRIIIFKEGFANTEYYAYKKLIQESARLFRDFLDLEYITIKIPANDDNQRKKIYSVTIKRIQLELFLELNFKNLREDIRLWRGDFLYNNRFTKEIIYDFARLYIKSDQHYNYADDVS; this is encoded by the coding sequence ATGAAAATTGAAGAAAAAGATTGGCGAAAATATGAAAGAAGTATTTATGGCGCATTATCTAATGCTTTTGATGGTTGCTCCTTTGAATTTGATGATAAGATTTTTGGCAAGTATAGCAAAGAAGAAAGACAAATTGATATTGCAATTCGTGGAGAAATAGGAGGAAATAAAATTCTTGGAATAGTTGACTGCAAGTACTTTAGTAAAAATATTGATGTTAAGATTATTGAAGGATTTTTGGGCATGTTAGATGATGTGAAAGCTAATTTTGGTATAATTATTACCAATAACGGCTTTAGTAAAGCAGCCAAAAATAGAGCAATTCAAAAAGGTGTAAAATTAGAAATTATAGAGTTTGATAAAATAAATGAGATACAATTAGTATATGATTATTTTATAAATAAAGACATACATAATTTAGAATTATCTAAATACGAATTCTATCAGAGATGCACCCATAATAGTAGTTTCTTTGATAAAGAAAAATCTAATTATGAAAGCCGAATCATTATATTTAAGGAAGGTTTTGCCAATACAGAATATTATGCGTATAAAAAACTTATTCAAGAAAGTGCCAGATTATTTAGAGACTTTCTTGATCTGGAATATATAACAATAAAAATTCCAGCTAATGACGATAATCAGCGTAAAAAAATATATTCTGTAACTATTAAAAGAATTCAATTAGAGTTATTTTTAGAATTAAATTTTAAAAATTTGAGAGAAGATATTAGACTATGGCGTGGTGATTTTTTGTATAATAATCGTTTTACAAAGGAGATTATATATGATTTTGCCCGATTATATATAAAATCAGATCAACATTATAATTATGCAGATGATGTATCTTAG
- a CDS encoding glycoside hydrolase family 57 protein, with product MASVCLYFQVHQPFRLRDYSFMNIGHNHHYEAADQNYHYLQRVAEKSYLPANALLLKLIKQFEGKFKVSFSISGICLEQMEKYAPAVLHSFKQLVATGCVELFGETYYHSLAGLYSDTEFERQVLLHKKILKRLFNYTPTTFRNTELIYNDRIASMAANLGFTTVVTEDARRILGANPSIKLYQSAEKEAFVLLRNSQLSDDIAFRFTEKSWAEYPLTADKFAGWLHRQAAFADTIGLFMDYETFGEHRAAETGIFDFLETLPAAVIGNRDFKFRTPAEAVKIHKPYGIFSVKESETISWADENRDLAAWTAGLMQQDCLRQLYALEHQLAHVGNSELWDEWGKLQTSDHFYYMSTRYWGNPVHDNFSPYASPYDAYINYMNILSDFEIRLQTAPVYEAY from the coding sequence ATGGCTTCCGTTTGTCTTTACTTTCAAGTACATCAACCTTTCCGTTTGCGCGATTATTCGTTTATGAATATTGGCCACAATCATCACTACGAAGCTGCCGACCAAAATTATCATTATTTGCAGCGCGTAGCCGAAAAAAGTTATTTGCCTGCCAATGCTTTATTGCTGAAACTTATCAAGCAATTTGAAGGAAAATTTAAAGTAAGTTTTTCTATTTCAGGTATTTGTTTGGAGCAAATGGAAAAATACGCGCCTGCGGTTTTGCATTCGTTTAAGCAATTGGTGGCAACGGGTTGTGTTGAACTTTTCGGAGAAACCTATTACCATTCGTTGGCGGGTTTGTATTCGGATACCGAATTTGAAAGACAAGTGCTTTTGCACAAAAAAATACTCAAACGCCTTTTTAACTATACGCCCACGACCTTCCGCAACACCGAACTTATTTACAACGACCGCATCGCGAGCATGGCCGCCAACTTGGGTTTTACGACCGTCGTAACCGAGGACGCACGCCGCATTTTGGGTGCGAATCCGAGTATAAAACTTTATCAATCAGCCGAAAAAGAAGCCTTTGTGCTGCTGCGCAACAGCCAACTTTCGGATGATATTGCCTTTCGGTTCACGGAAAAAAGTTGGGCAGAATATCCGCTTACTGCCGACAAATTCGCGGGTTGGTTACATCGCCAAGCAGCATTTGCGGACACTATCGGGCTTTTCATGGATTACGAAACTTTTGGCGAACACCGAGCCGCCGAAACAGGCATTTTTGACTTTTTGGAGACTTTGCCTGCTGCCGTGATTGGCAACCGCGATTTTAAGTTTCGGACACCTGCCGAAGCCGTCAAGATACACAAGCCTTACGGCATTTTTTCGGTGAAAGAAAGCGAAACTATCTCGTGGGCAGACGAAAACCGCGACCTTGCGGCGTGGACGGCTGGCCTGATGCAACAAGATTGTTTGCGCCAACTCTATGCCCTCGAACACCAATTAGCGCACGTCGGTAACTCCGAGCTATGGGACGAATGGGGCAAATTGCAGACTTCCGACCATTTTTATTATATGTCCACGCGCTATTGGGGCAACCCCGTGCACGACAACTTTTCGCCGTATGCCAGTCCCTACGACGCTTACATCAACTACATGAACATACTCAGCGATTTTGAAATCAGACTTCAAACCGCACCCGTTTACGAGGCTTATTAA
- a CDS encoding peroxiredoxin — protein MENRILGLGSQFPIFEKTAVVSLEKGKEFATISNKDYQDAGLWTVMFWWPKDFTFVCPTEIAEFNKHAEDFKDRDAALIGASTDSEFVHLAWRNNHDDLRGLTFPMLADTSKSLAAELGILEANEKIAYRATFIADPQGVIRWVSVNDLSVGRNVKEVLRVLDALQTDELCPCNWEKGQATIKA, from the coding sequence ATGGAAAATCGCATTCTTGGCCTTGGAAGCCAATTCCCAATATTCGAAAAAACTGCCGTAGTATCTTTGGAAAAAGGCAAAGAATTTGCCACTATTTCTAACAAAGATTACCAAGACGCTGGTCTTTGGACAGTAATGTTCTGGTGGCCAAAAGATTTCACGTTTGTTTGCCCGACAGAAATCGCCGAGTTCAACAAACACGCCGAAGATTTCAAAGACCGCGACGCAGCACTTATCGGAGCTTCTACGGATTCGGAATTTGTGCACTTGGCTTGGCGCAACAACCACGACGATTTGCGCGGCCTTACTTTCCCGATGTTGGCCGACACTTCCAAGTCTTTGGCTGCCGAATTGGGCATCTTGGAAGCAAACGAAAAAATTGCGTACCGCGCAACGTTCATTGCTGACCCTCAAGGTGTTATTCGTTGGGTAAGTGTAAACGATTTGAGCGTAGGCCGCAACGTGAAAGAAGTGTTGCGTGTGTTGGACGCTTTGCAAACCGACGAGCTTTGCCCTTGCAACTGGGAAAAAGGCCAAGCAACAATTAAAGCATAA
- a CDS encoding cation diffusion facilitator family transporter, whose product MGHNHHHSEHGHHHHHSPADTANLSVAFWLNFVFCLLEFVGGFVTNSVAIMSDALHDLGDSLSLGLAWYFQKISKRKRDTKFSYGYKRFSLLGALVNSLVLVIGSVFVLSETIPRLFHPEQSDAKGMLWFAIVGIAVNGAAVLRLKKGESLNERAVMLHLMEDVLGWVAVLIGSLLMLWVDWPIIDPLLSIGITGYVLYNVYGNLKSVLLVVLQAIPEELDESKITEALLKIPNIVGIHDLHLWSMDSQYHIMTVHVVCAPLTSLEQAETIKNEVKHEAEHINIQHVTVEIEAESAMCEQKNC is encoded by the coding sequence ATGGGACACAACCATCATCATTCCGAACACGGACATCATCATCATCACAGCCCCGCAGATACGGCAAATTTATCGGTGGCCTTTTGGCTTAACTTTGTGTTTTGCCTATTAGAGTTTGTGGGCGGATTTGTTACAAATTCTGTTGCGATTATGTCGGACGCGCTGCACGATTTGGGCGATAGTTTATCATTGGGTTTGGCGTGGTATTTTCAAAAAATATCCAAACGTAAGCGCGACACCAAATTCAGTTATGGTTACAAAAGATTTTCTTTGCTGGGAGCTTTAGTTAATTCCTTGGTATTGGTAATTGGGTCTGTATTTGTGCTTTCCGAAACCATTCCGCGCCTTTTTCATCCTGAGCAAAGCGATGCAAAGGGAATGTTATGGTTTGCTATTGTGGGTATTGCCGTGAATGGAGCGGCAGTTTTGCGTCTCAAAAAAGGAGAATCGCTTAACGAGCGTGCCGTGATGCTGCATTTAATGGAAGATGTGTTGGGTTGGGTGGCAGTGTTGATTGGCAGTTTATTAATGCTTTGGGTGGATTGGCCGATTATAGACCCGCTTTTGTCCATAGGCATTACGGGGTATGTGTTGTATAATGTTTACGGTAATCTGAAAAGCGTATTGTTGGTGGTGTTGCAGGCGATTCCTGAAGAGCTTGACGAATCCAAGATAACAGAGGCCTTGCTTAAAATCCCCAATATTGTAGGCATACATGATTTGCATCTGTGGAGCATGGATAGCCAATATCATATCATGACCGTACACGTAGTTTGTGCCCCTCTGACGAGCTTAGAGCAAGCAGAGACCATTAAAAACGAAGTGAAACATGAAGCTGAGCATATTAATATTCAGCATGTTACCGTTGAAATAGAAGCAGAAAGCGCGATGTGTGAACAAAAAAATTGTTAG
- a CDS encoding PfkB family carbohydrate kinase, whose protein sequence is MSLLVVGSVAFDAIETPFGKTDKIIGGAATYITLASTYFTKKANLVAVVGGDFPASDIALLQSHGVNTEGLQIRENEKSFFWSGKYHNDMNSRDTLVTELNVLGDFDPIIPESYKDCEFLMLGNLTPAIQRTVIERLPKRPKLIVMDTMNFWMDIAWDDLMQTLSMVDVLSINDEEARQLSKEYSLVKAAQKILTMGPKVLIIKKGEHGALLFNKEQVFFAPALPLEEVFDPTGAGDTFAGGFIGYLAKTGDISFANMKRAIIYGSALASFCVEKFGVERLASLTDTEIQDRVQDFVDLVQFEITID, encoded by the coding sequence ATGAGTCTATTGGTAGTAGGCTCGGTGGCGTTTGATGCCATCGAAACTCCATTTGGAAAAACAGATAAAATTATTGGTGGAGCAGCCACTTACATTACGTTGGCTTCTACTTATTTCACCAAAAAAGCTAATTTGGTGGCCGTTGTGGGTGGCGATTTCCCTGCTTCGGACATTGCGCTTTTGCAAAGCCATGGCGTAAATACCGAAGGTTTGCAAATCCGCGAAAACGAAAAATCATTTTTCTGGTCGGGAAAATATCACAACGATATGAACTCACGCGATACGCTCGTAACAGAGCTTAACGTATTGGGCGATTTCGATCCGATTATCCCAGAAAGTTACAAAGACTGCGAATTTTTGATGCTCGGCAACCTTACGCCAGCCATCCAACGCACGGTGATTGAGCGTTTGCCAAAACGTCCGAAACTTATCGTAATGGATACGATGAATTTCTGGATGGATATTGCTTGGGACGATTTGATGCAAACCCTTTCGATGGTCGATGTACTTTCCATCAACGACGAGGAAGCACGCCAATTGTCTAAAGAATATTCGTTGGTGAAAGCTGCTCAAAAAATCTTGACAATGGGGCCTAAAGTCTTGATTATCAAGAAAGGCGAACACGGCGCATTGTTGTTCAACAAAGAGCAAGTTTTCTTCGCACCAGCTTTGCCATTGGAAGAAGTATTTGACCCAACAGGCGCAGGTGACACGTTTGCAGGCGGTTTTATTGGCTATTTGGCCAAAACTGGCGATATTTCTTTTGCCAACATGAAACGCGCTATTATTTACGGTTCGGCTTTGGCTTCTTTCTGCGTAGAAAAATTTGGCGTAGAGCGTTTGGCCAGCCTTACGGATACCGAAATTCAAGACCGTGTTCAGGATTTTGTGGACTTGGTTCAATTTGAAATTACAATAGACTAA
- a CDS encoding ABC transporter permease, whose protein sequence is MNTSFFIAKRLENQDAHAFSATVIRIATGSIALGVAVMLVAFGVLEGFRQNISQKVFSFAAHLNVTTFNGNNYYEEQPISTLEKGVAAIKHLPDVAAVQSYVFKPALLKTKEAVQGIVIKGIDANFYSPAFAPNMTAGRLPNTADTNHVTEVVISKKLANMLLLKPSDEVIMYFMQNPTRLRKVQIVGIYDTGMEEFDESIVLGNARMLRQINAWPDSLSSGVEVFGKNFDQLEQLHNEVANLLPYYMSAIKVTDQHIQIFEWLEMIGRNVDILLVLITVVACFSIISSLLIMILERTRMIGVLKALGATDAQIRGIFLWSGLKLTARGLLFGNVIGLGVCALQYYFKIIPLDPENYYMYFVPIEWNIWPILSLNVMTIVIAALVLLLPTRVIASIQPIKAIKFD, encoded by the coding sequence TTGAATACTTCTTTTTTTATTGCCAAAAGACTTGAAAATCAGGATGCGCACGCTTTCTCAGCTACCGTCATACGCATCGCAACGGGTAGTATCGCTTTGGGCGTAGCCGTGATGCTCGTGGCCTTTGGCGTGTTGGAAGGTTTCCGCCAAAACATTAGCCAAAAGGTTTTTAGCTTTGCTGCCCACCTGAATGTTACCACTTTCAACGGCAATAATTATTACGAAGAACAGCCCATTAGCACTTTAGAAAAAGGTGTGGCGGCTATCAAGCATTTACCCGACGTGGCGGCGGTGCAGTCGTATGTGTTCAAACCGGCCTTACTCAAAACCAAAGAAGCCGTGCAAGGCATTGTGATAAAAGGCATAGATGCTAATTTTTATAGCCCAGCATTTGCCCCCAACATGACGGCAGGCCGCTTGCCCAACACCGCCGACACCAACCACGTAACGGAAGTGGTGATTAGCAAGAAACTGGCTAATATGCTGCTGCTCAAACCTTCGGACGAGGTAATCATGTATTTTATGCAAAATCCTACGCGCCTGCGCAAAGTCCAGATTGTCGGGATTTATGATACGGGCATGGAAGAGTTTGACGAAAGTATTGTATTGGGCAACGCCCGAATGCTGCGCCAAATCAACGCTTGGCCAGACTCGCTGTCGAGTGGTGTGGAGGTTTTTGGTAAAAATTTCGATCAACTTGAGCAACTCCACAACGAAGTAGCCAATCTTTTGCCTTATTATATGAGTGCCATCAAAGTAACAGACCAACATATCCAAATTTTTGAGTGGCTGGAAATGATTGGCCGCAACGTAGATATTTTGTTGGTACTCATTACGGTAGTGGCGTGTTTTAGTATTATATCCTCGCTGCTCATCATGATTCTGGAACGCACACGCATGATTGGTGTACTCAAAGCCTTAGGTGCGACAGATGCCCAGATTCGGGGTATTTTCTTGTGGAGCGGCCTGAAACTCACGGCACGCGGCTTGCTTTTTGGCAACGTCATTGGGCTGGGAGTCTGTGCGTTACAATATTATTTCAAAATAATCCCCCTCGACCCCGAAAACTATTACATGTATTTCGTGCCTATCGAATGGAATATTTGGCCGATACTTTCACTCAATGTCATGACCATCGTCATAGCGGCGTTGGTGCTGCTTTTGCCTACGCGCGTTATTGCCAGTATCCAACCCATCAAAGCCATTAAATTTGATTAA
- a CDS encoding DUF2147 domain-containing protein, which translates to MNLKSSLLTLGLLFFGVSAFSQAKVAGRWKTIDDETGQPKSIVELYEQGGKLFGKVIKLLNKPQDAICEPCTGELKGKKIVGMIIVKDMILDDDEWEDGTIFDPKKAKTYSCKLWLADAKTLKVRGYLGPFFRTQTWYREE; encoded by the coding sequence ATGAACCTAAAATCAAGTTTATTAACCCTTGGGTTGTTGTTCTTCGGCGTTTCAGCTTTCTCGCAAGCGAAAGTAGCAGGGCGTTGGAAAACCATAGATGACGAAACAGGCCAGCCAAAATCTATCGTAGAATTATACGAACAAGGTGGAAAGCTTTTCGGAAAGGTCATCAAATTATTAAATAAGCCACAAGACGCTATATGCGAACCATGCACAGGCGAGCTTAAAGGCAAAAAAATTGTCGGGATGATTATCGTTAAAGATATGATTTTAGATGATGATGAATGGGAAGATGGTACAATCTTCGACCCCAAAAAAGCTAAAACATATAGTTGTAAATTATGGTTAGCTGATGCAAAAACACTTAAAGTTAGAGGCTATTTAGGGCCATTCTTCCGCACACAAACTTGGTACAGAGAAGAATAA
- a CDS encoding carboxymuconolactone decarboxylase family protein, producing the protein MTTLSAPNQLLEDASSRYLRDMRVNLNSIFELENINKKEAALLGVAIAANGRNERTLSYFTEAAREHGATTEEIGDAVACASLLSANNVLYRFRHFTEKDTYEQLPARIKMNIMMNPVLGKEFFELVSLAVSAVNGCERCVKAHEASLLQLGTREERIFESIRVAAIVESVNKVF; encoded by the coding sequence ATGACGACTTTATCTGCCCCCAACCAACTTTTGGAAGATGCTTCTTCTCGCTATTTGCGCGATATGCGTGTGAACTTGAACAGCATTTTTGAACTCGAAAATATCAACAAAAAAGAAGCCGCCTTGTTGGGCGTGGCCATTGCCGCCAACGGTCGCAACGAACGTACTTTGTCCTATTTTACGGAAGCTGCCCGCGAACATGGCGCGACTACGGAAGAAATCGGCGATGCGGTGGCGTGTGCTTCTTTGCTTTCGGCCAACAATGTGCTGTATCGTTTCAGACATTTTACCGAAAAAGACACGTATGAGCAATTGCCTGCGCGTATCAAAATGAATATTATGATGAACCCTGTTTTGGGTAAAGAATTTTTTGAGTTAGTGAGCTTGGCAGTTTCGGCAGTGAACGGCTGCGAGCGTTGCGTAAAAGCACACGAAGCCTCATTGTTGCAATTGGGCACGCGCGAGGAACGTATTTTTGAGTCGATTCGCGTGGCCGCTATCGTCGAGAGCGTGAACAAAGTTTTTTAA
- a CDS encoding chloride channel protein codes for MTQTQTQLSYKQPLNQLAWFGLWAGLGLLLGLIVGSACAIFLISLQWVTQWRESHVWIIGLLPLLAAAVAYLYQRFDTGEESKGNNTIISRIQHPEQKPISWRMSPMVLVGTLLTHLGGGSAGREGTAVQIGGALASLLLKFGRWSKENQILLLMCGAGAGFSALFGTPLAGAIFAIEFAVVGKMWHKAWLPVFWASLCANYVCNLWPVTHTHYPQITMPTFSPENLLYVVVAAIAFGLAARVFVWLNEWLSAKSKQFISNAILRAAIGGAIVAASVWLAGTTQYIGLGLPLIEASFREPQAIYIFFIKIVLTCLTLSFGMKGGEVTPLFFIGATLGSALAVWLPLPVAGLAGMGLIAVFSASANVPLTGLLLGVELFGAQAGLYWALATWLACWVSGKKGIYTTQQLF; via the coding sequence ATGACCCAAACCCAAACGCAACTTTCATATAAACAGCCACTTAACCAATTAGCTTGGTTTGGACTTTGGGCGGGTTTGGGGCTGCTGCTTGGACTAATCGTGGGGAGTGCTTGTGCCATTTTCCTGATTTCGTTGCAATGGGTTACGCAATGGCGCGAAAGCCATGTTTGGATAATTGGCTTACTGCCTTTGTTGGCGGCGGCTGTGGCTTACCTTTACCAACGTTTCGATACGGGCGAAGAAAGCAAAGGCAACAACACGATTATTTCCCGAATACAACATCCTGAACAAAAGCCCATTAGCTGGCGAATGTCGCCAATGGTCTTAGTCGGAACATTGCTTACACACTTGGGCGGCGGTTCGGCAGGCCGCGAAGGTACAGCCGTACAAATTGGCGGGGCGTTGGCTTCTCTTTTGCTAAAATTTGGACGTTGGTCTAAAGAAAATCAAATTTTGCTGCTGATGTGTGGTGCAGGTGCGGGCTTTTCGGCACTATTCGGTACGCCGTTGGCGGGGGCTATTTTTGCCATTGAGTTTGCGGTCGTGGGTAAAATGTGGCATAAGGCTTGGCTTCCTGTGTTTTGGGCAAGCCTCTGCGCCAATTATGTTTGTAACCTTTGGCCAGTAACACATACACATTACCCCCAAATCACGATGCCGACTTTTTCCCCCGAAAATCTGCTGTATGTAGTGGTGGCAGCCATTGCCTTTGGGTTGGCGGCGCGGGTTTTCGTGTGGCTCAACGAATGGCTTTCGGCCAAAAGCAAACAATTTATTTCAAATGCAATACTGCGTGCAGCCATTGGCGGCGCAATAGTGGCCGCAAGTGTGTGGCTGGCGGGCACTACGCAATACATCGGGCTGGGCTTGCCGCTAATCGAAGCATCTTTCCGAGAGCCGCAGGCCATTTATATTTTTTTTATAAAAATTGTACTCACTTGCCTTACGCTTAGTTTTGGTATGAAAGGCGGCGAAGTAACTCCCCTATTTTTTATTGGCGCAACACTGGGCAGTGCGTTGGCGGTTTGGTTGCCGTTGCCTGTGGCAGGCTTGGCGGGAATGGGTCTAATTGCAGTGTTTTCGGCCTCTGCGAATGTTCCGCTGACGGGTTTGCTATTGGGTGTAGAATTGTTTGGAGCGCAAGCGGGTTTGTATTGGGCATTAGCTACGTGGTTGGCTTGTTGGGTATCGGGCAAAAAAGGAATTTACACGACACAACAACTTTTTTGA